One window of Candidatus Sulfotelmatobacter sp. genomic DNA carries:
- a CDS encoding pitrilysin family protein, with amino-acid sequence MIRISTLPSGLPVLTEAMPHVRSATIGIWCDVGSATEPAERRGVSHLLEHMVFKGTPRRTARDIAEQMDAVGGELNAMTDKETTCFYAHVVDRHLPLALDVLADMLQRALFAAEDVRRERQVVLEEIRMYDDAPSEVLHDRFTRTLWRGANLGDPTIGFAETVGALEREHLLDWRASRYAPATMFVTAAGNLEHDAVVALVAEAFAGFAGPAQPPVPERPRFTPALDVTVDETEQAYVMLGTPGLSLRDERRYALSLLDTVLGGGMSSRLFQEIREKRGLVYTVYSFQAGYRRAGLFGVYAGTSPENVQECIDVIGEQFRTLRETPVGDEELALAKEHIKGSLTLSLESTSSRMIRLGRNEFALGRNVEPEEIEERIDAVTADEVRELADELLRDEELGLCIIGPVDESAIAWNRDAA; translated from the coding sequence ATGATCCGGATTTCCACCCTCCCGAGCGGTCTGCCCGTGCTGACCGAAGCGATGCCGCACGTGCGCTCGGCGACGATCGGCATCTGGTGCGATGTCGGCTCGGCGACCGAGCCGGCCGAGCGGCGCGGTGTCTCGCACCTGCTCGAGCACATGGTCTTCAAAGGAACGCCGCGCCGTACGGCGCGCGACATCGCCGAGCAGATGGACGCGGTCGGCGGCGAGCTCAACGCGATGACCGACAAGGAGACGACCTGCTTCTACGCTCACGTCGTCGACCGGCATCTGCCGCTGGCGCTGGACGTGCTGGCCGACATGCTGCAGCGCGCGCTGTTCGCCGCGGAAGACGTGCGGCGCGAGCGTCAGGTGGTGCTCGAAGAGATCCGGATGTACGACGACGCGCCCTCCGAGGTGTTGCACGACCGCTTCACCCGGACGCTGTGGCGCGGCGCGAACCTGGGCGATCCGACGATCGGCTTCGCCGAGACCGTCGGCGCGCTCGAGCGAGAGCACCTGCTCGACTGGCGCGCCAGCCGCTACGCGCCGGCGACGATGTTCGTCACCGCCGCCGGCAACCTGGAGCACGACGCCGTCGTCGCGCTGGTCGCCGAGGCCTTCGCCGGCTTCGCGGGGCCGGCGCAGCCGCCGGTGCCCGAGCGACCGCGCTTCACCCCGGCGCTCGACGTCACCGTCGACGAGACCGAACAGGCGTACGTCATGCTCGGTACGCCGGGGCTCTCGCTGCGCGACGAGCGGCGCTACGCGCTCTCGCTGCTCGACACCGTGCTCGGCGGCGGGATGTCGAGCCGGCTCTTTCAGGAGATTCGCGAAAAGCGCGGGCTCGTCTACACCGTCTACTCCTTTCAAGCCGGCTACCGCCGTGCCGGCCTCTTCGGCGTCTACGCCGGAACCTCGCCCGAGAACGTTCAGGAATGCATCGACGTGATCGGCGAGCAGTTCCGCACGCTGCGCGAGACGCCGGTCGGCGACGAAGAGCTCGCGCTCGCAAAAGAACACATCAAAGGCAGCCTGACGCTCTCGCTCGAGTCGACCTCGAGCCGCATGATTCGCCTGGGCCGCAACGAGTTCGCTCTCGGCCGGAACGTCGAGCCCGAGGAGATCGAGGAGCGCATCGACGCCGTGACCGCCGACGAAGTGCGCGAGCTCGCTGACGAGCTGCTGCGCGATGAAGAGCTCGGCTTGTGCATCATCGGTCCGGTGGACGAATCGGCGATCGCCTGGAATCGCGACGCGGCGTAG
- a CDS encoding class I fructose-bisphosphate aldolase, producing the protein MRADRVAALAAALVAGGRGVVALDEPARSRRFAALELPDTAEVRRAWREVALEAPGWERFAGGAILSDESIRSTGARGSVVAALRARGIVPGVALDAGAAPLPGTLGEPVTEGLDGLRRRLTEYALLGAGFGTWRAVFRAEPSDEAVAANAHALARCAALAQENGLVPVLELELRDEGDHDVTVAAASAERVLRRTIAELAAARVAFDGLLLAPTMVAAGRSAPANDDVTEVVAETLRVLGATVPVAVAGIAFLIDGQPPALAAQRLCALNRAMPRRRPWPLTFSYGAALRTAALETWRGREERVADARRLLLHRAYCANAAACGAYSAKLEDPRTLAFPLAA; encoded by the coding sequence ATGAGGGCCGATCGCGTCGCGGCGTTGGCCGCCGCGCTGGTCGCGGGCGGGCGCGGCGTGGTCGCGCTGGACGAACCGGCGCGCAGCCGCCGTTTCGCGGCACTCGAGCTGCCCGACACGGCGGAGGTGCGGCGCGCCTGGCGTGAGGTCGCCCTCGAGGCGCCCGGCTGGGAGCGCTTCGCCGGCGGCGCGATCCTCTCGGACGAGTCGATCCGCAGCACCGGCGCGCGTGGCAGCGTCGTCGCGGCGCTGCGCGCGCGGGGGATCGTGCCGGGCGTCGCGCTCGACGCCGGCGCCGCGCCGTTGCCGGGGACGCTCGGCGAGCCGGTCACCGAAGGGCTCGACGGGCTGCGCCGCCGGCTGACCGAGTACGCGCTGCTCGGCGCGGGCTTCGGAACCTGGCGCGCCGTGTTTCGCGCCGAACCGTCCGACGAGGCCGTCGCGGCCAACGCGCACGCCTTGGCGCGCTGCGCCGCGCTGGCGCAAGAGAACGGGCTCGTCCCGGTGCTGGAGCTCGAGCTGCGCGACGAGGGCGATCACGACGTCACCGTCGCGGCGGCGTCGGCCGAGCGCGTCCTGCGCCGCACGATTGCGGAGCTGGCCGCGGCACGCGTCGCGTTCGACGGGCTGCTGCTGGCACCGACCATGGTGGCCGCCGGACGGTCCGCCCCGGCCAACGACGACGTCACCGAGGTCGTGGCGGAGACGCTGCGCGTGCTCGGAGCGACGGTCCCGGTCGCGGTGGCGGGGATCGCGTTTCTGATCGACGGACAACCGCCGGCGCTGGCGGCGCAGCGGCTGTGCGCGCTCAATCGCGCGATGCCGCGGCGGCGCCCCTGGCCGCTCACGTTCTCGTACGGTGCCGCGCTGCGCACCGCCGCGCTCGAGACGTGGCGCGGGCGCGAGGAGCGCGTCGCCGACGCGCGCCGGCTGCTGCTGCACCGCGCCTACTGCGCCAATGCTGCCGCGTGCGGCGCGTACAGCGCGAAGCTCGAGGACCCGCGGACGCTCGCGTTCCCACTCGCAGCCTGA
- a CDS encoding NUDIX hydrolase, with product MNHSTGYRRTAHRVVYENPWVRFEAHAIVHPTGVPGEHGLIITPPACAVVVLDGTDVLLARQARFALDREVLEVIKGGRHPGEDAQACAVREVREEAGVVAARWDVLGEAYEIPSLVQDPVALFLARELTAAPLPPEAVEQIAIVRMPFDDALAACADGRLDDTVTALALLRAARVLRG from the coding sequence GTGAACCATTCGACCGGCTACCGGCGCACCGCGCACCGCGTGGTCTACGAAAATCCGTGGGTGCGCTTCGAAGCGCACGCGATCGTCCATCCGACCGGCGTGCCGGGCGAGCACGGGCTCATCATCACGCCGCCGGCGTGCGCGGTGGTGGTGCTCGACGGCACCGACGTGCTGCTGGCGCGACAGGCGCGCTTCGCACTCGACCGCGAGGTGCTCGAGGTGATCAAAGGCGGCCGCCACCCCGGCGAGGACGCGCAGGCGTGTGCGGTGCGCGAGGTGCGCGAAGAGGCGGGCGTCGTCGCCGCGCGCTGGGACGTCCTCGGCGAGGCCTACGAGATTCCCTCGCTCGTGCAGGATCCCGTCGCGCTGTTTCTCGCGCGCGAGCTCACGGCGGCGCCGCTGCCGCCGGAAGCGGTTGAACAGATCGCCATCGTGCGCATGCCGTTCGACGATGCGCTCGCTGCCTGCGCCGACGGTCGTCTCGACGACACCGTGACGGCGCTGGCGCTGCTGCGTGCGGCGCGCGTGCTGCGCGGCTGA
- a CDS encoding histidine kinase — protein sequence MSHNVLDLVVEAIPHLRGGLGPESAGFTARLLYENLSLDACAVVDVEHVLAYVGRGEDHHLVGGPSLTGLTHRALSTGEVITARAREEIGCPEATCPLTSVTIAPFVVRGTVVGALKLYRAGTPIEADDERVAIGLARVFSVSLEAAELDAREALVTKAELDALRARVSPHFLFNTLTTIASLTRTDPVRAHDLVVDFAEYFRDSLAPHSEFVSLDEELEHVEQYLRFEHARFAGLHVAFEVDPRARVAPVPVLSVQPLVENAIGHGLAPKGGRGTVRIGARPAGEGTEITVSDDGVGFSPGTAVPSGNGIGMDNVNQRLTKLFGPASGLRVTSRPGAGTTVRFYVPASMPAAAR from the coding sequence ATGAGCCATAACGTCCTGGACCTGGTGGTCGAAGCGATCCCGCACCTGCGCGGCGGCCTGGGCCCGGAGTCCGCCGGGTTCACCGCGCGCTTGCTCTACGAGAACTTGAGCCTGGACGCGTGCGCCGTCGTCGACGTCGAGCACGTGTTGGCGTACGTCGGACGCGGCGAGGACCATCATCTGGTCGGTGGCCCTTCGTTGACGGGCTTGACCCACCGCGCGCTTTCAACCGGCGAGGTCATCACCGCACGGGCGCGCGAGGAGATCGGGTGTCCGGAGGCGACCTGTCCGCTCACGTCGGTGACGATCGCGCCGTTCGTCGTGCGCGGGACCGTCGTCGGCGCGCTCAAGCTGTACCGCGCCGGCACGCCGATCGAGGCCGACGACGAACGGGTCGCGATCGGTTTGGCGCGCGTGTTCTCGGTCTCGCTCGAAGCGGCGGAGCTCGACGCGCGCGAGGCGCTGGTCACCAAGGCCGAGCTCGACGCGCTGCGCGCGCGCGTCTCGCCGCATTTCTTGTTCAACACGCTGACGACGATCGCGTCGTTGACCCGCACCGATCCCGTTCGCGCGCACGACCTCGTGGTCGACTTCGCCGAGTACTTCCGCGACTCGCTCGCGCCGCACAGCGAGTTCGTCTCGCTCGACGAGGAGCTCGAGCACGTCGAGCAGTACCTGCGCTTCGAGCACGCGCGCTTCGCCGGACTGCACGTCGCGTTCGAGGTCGATCCGCGCGCGCGCGTCGCGCCCGTACCGGTGCTCTCGGTGCAGCCGCTGGTCGAGAACGCGATCGGACACGGCCTGGCGCCCAAGGGCGGCCGCGGCACGGTGCGCATCGGGGCGCGTCCGGCAGGCGAGGGGACGGAGATCACCGTCAGCGACGACGGCGTCGGCTTCTCGCCCGGCACGGCGGTTCCGAGCGGCAACGGCATCGGGATGGACAACGTCAACCAGCGCCTGACCAAGCTGTTCGGTCCGGCCAGCGGGCTGCGGGTGACGAGCCGGCCGGGCGCGGGGACGACGGTGCGCTTCTACGTGCCCGCGTCGATGCCGGCAGCGGCGCGCTGA
- a CDS encoding LytTR family DNA-binding domain-containing protein, with product MRALIVDDEPLVRSELVYVLGTVADDVEIAEAGDAVEALAALAAQPYDVVFLDINLPGLSGLEATKVINAMPAAPQVVFVTAHDTHAVDAFELAAADYVVKPVSQERLARTIERLRASRGAVARDAGKPLSRVALEDGERTRLVKIAEIRYVQANGHVVTARLFDGELRWKGALADAAGRLEPAGFLRVHRAYLVNPERVTEVEPYFGGTYLLRVDDKQRSEVPVSRGYLPAVRRALGL from the coding sequence ATGCGCGCGCTGATCGTCGACGACGAACCGCTGGTGCGCAGCGAGCTGGTCTACGTGCTCGGCACGGTCGCCGACGACGTCGAGATCGCCGAGGCCGGCGACGCCGTCGAAGCGCTGGCGGCGTTGGCCGCCCAGCCGTACGACGTCGTCTTCCTGGACATCAACTTGCCGGGGCTCAGCGGCTTGGAGGCGACGAAGGTCATCAACGCGATGCCGGCCGCGCCGCAGGTCGTGTTCGTCACCGCGCACGATACGCACGCGGTCGACGCGTTCGAGTTGGCGGCGGCCGACTACGTCGTCAAGCCGGTCTCGCAGGAACGTTTGGCGCGCACCATCGAGCGGCTGCGCGCCTCGCGCGGCGCGGTGGCGCGCGACGCGGGCAAGCCGCTCTCGCGCGTCGCGCTCGAGGACGGCGAGCGCACGCGCCTCGTGAAGATCGCCGAGATCCGCTACGTGCAGGCCAACGGTCACGTCGTGACCGCGCGCTTGTTCGACGGCGAGCTGCGCTGGAAAGGCGCGCTGGCCGACGCGGCCGGGCGGCTCGAGCCGGCCGGGTTCCTGCGCGTGCATCGCGCCTACCTGGTCAACCCCGAGCGGGTGACCGAGGTGGAGCCCTATTTCGGCGGCACGTACCTGCTGCGCGTCGACGACAAGCAGCGCAGCGAGGTCCCCGTCTCGCGCGGATACCTCCCGGCGGTCAGAAGGGCACTCGGCCTCTAG
- a CDS encoding STAS domain-containing protein produces MVHDRRLLRGAMFFVVGSSRALGNIAHARLCSARAHEENVRWRTEGRRNLSIHGMHAGMQTSDETVHNDFQVLSFRGDLDISRYPEFRAAFTDVGHAAPVLVDLTEATSVDSTFLSELLLFKRRRHGSVAIVIAPAGSVPRIFALANIGERVGVFRTREEAIDFLFERSPDVT; encoded by the coding sequence ATGGTTCACGACCGGCGTCTTCTTCGCGGTGCCATGTTCTTCGTTGTCGGCTCGAGCCGCGCGCTTGGCAACATTGCGCACGCTCGCTTATGCTCGGCTCGCGCGCACGAGGAGAACGTACGCTGGCGTACCGAAGGTCGGCGTAATCTCAGTATTCATGGCATGCACGCGGGTATGCAGACTTCCGACGAGACCGTGCACAACGACTTTCAAGTACTCTCCTTTCGCGGCGACCTCGACATCTCGCGCTACCCCGAGTTCCGAGCGGCCTTCACGGACGTCGGGCACGCGGCGCCGGTTCTCGTCGATCTCACCGAGGCGACGAGCGTCGACTCCACCTTCCTTTCCGAGCTGCTGCTGTTCAAGCGGCGCCGCCACGGATCGGTCGCGATCGTGATCGCGCCGGCCGGATCGGTTCCGCGCATCTTCGCGCTCGCCAACATCGGCGAGCGAGTCGGCGTGTTTCGCACGCGCGAAGAAGCGATCGACTTCCTGTTCGAGCGCTCCCCCGACGTGACGTAG
- a CDS encoding phosphoribulokinase: MHRPIMVAVGGDSGTGKTTLCAGLHAIFGPERIAEVCLDDYHSLDRAQRAAVGLTALNPRANDFATMEEDLWRIAHGQTIEKPVYDHRDGTFGARERLEAKPIVIVHGLFPLYTRTLRSLFDVSVWLDPQLELKIAWKIQRDLAQRGYTEPGVRAEIARRQADIDAHISPQQAHADLRVRFSRCAPEVDNARLDAQIVKGPRFRPLDYAHFASRSTHLRQTSEGEGSYPTTVIELDGDIDDETARAVRAEIVGHLGWRHAGLDVDGVGRFSDGARERISHPLALAQLLIARRICLVLDELADAIAA; this comes from the coding sequence ATGCACCGACCGATCATGGTCGCCGTCGGCGGCGATTCCGGCACCGGCAAGACGACGCTCTGCGCGGGCTTGCACGCGATCTTCGGCCCCGAGCGGATCGCCGAGGTCTGCTTGGACGACTACCACAGCCTCGATCGCGCCCAGCGGGCGGCCGTCGGCTTGACCGCGCTCAACCCGCGCGCCAACGACTTCGCGACGATGGAAGAAGATCTGTGGCGGATCGCCCACGGGCAGACGATCGAGAAACCGGTCTACGACCATCGCGACGGGACCTTCGGGGCGCGCGAGCGGTTGGAGGCCAAACCGATCGTGATCGTGCACGGACTCTTCCCGCTCTACACGCGCACCCTGCGTTCGTTGTTCGACGTCTCGGTCTGGCTCGATCCGCAGCTCGAGCTCAAGATCGCGTGGAAGATCCAACGTGACCTCGCGCAGCGCGGCTACACCGAACCGGGCGTGCGCGCCGAGATCGCCCGCCGCCAAGCGGACATCGACGCCCACATCAGTCCGCAGCAAGCGCACGCGGACCTGCGCGTGCGCTTCTCGCGCTGCGCGCCCGAGGTCGACAACGCGCGGCTCGACGCGCAGATCGTCAAGGGCCCGCGCTTTCGTCCGCTCGACTACGCGCACTTCGCCAGCCGTTCGACGCATCTGCGGCAGACCAGCGAGGGTGAAGGATCCTATCCGACCACCGTCATCGAGCTCGACGGCGACATCGACGACGAGACGGCGCGGGCCGTCCGCGCCGAGATCGTCGGCCATCTCGGGTGGCGCCATGCCGGCTTGGACGTCGACGGCGTCGGCCGGTTCAGCGACGGCGCGCGCGAGCGCATCTCGCACCCGTTGGCGCTCGCGCAGCTGTTGATCGCGCGCCGAATCTGTCTGGTGCTGGACGAGCTGGCCGACGCGATCGCCGCGTAG
- the proS gene encoding proline--tRNA ligase has translation MERIPPKADDLSEWYQATCYRAELVSQAPVRGCLVLRPYGYGLWERLQAELDRRFKETGHENAYFPLLIPEHLLVREAEHVEGFAPEVAWVTEGGNEKLTERLAIRPTSEVIIGVMYAEWIQSYRDLPVLINQWANVMRWEKRTRPFLRTAEFLWQEGHTAHASEQEAAEEVARMLEVYREVAEDVCAVPVYKGEKSAAERFAGANHTFSIEALMPDGRALQSATSHELGQNFARAYDITYSAEDQTEQFCWTTSWGMSWRMLGALIMTHGDDRGLRIPPKMAPTEVVIVPIPRGDTTALDAAARELFGRCKDAGLRVKLDDRPGQSPGYKFNEWDMRGVPIRLELGNRDLDAGVVTLVRRDKAVKEDGQKQQVPLDQVVAFIPTVLEQIQHNLFAQAKTFLQDHTIATLDRDEFFRLLRERAGMIDVPWCGDPACEAAVKEATGATTRNLREPARAPTCVPCGEPARYQAYFAQSY, from the coding sequence ATGGAACGCATCCCGCCCAAAGCCGACGATCTCTCCGAGTGGTATCAGGCCACCTGTTACCGTGCCGAGCTGGTCTCCCAAGCGCCGGTGCGCGGATGCCTGGTCCTGCGACCGTACGGCTACGGCTTGTGGGAGCGGCTGCAAGCCGAGCTCGATCGCCGCTTCAAAGAGACGGGCCACGAGAACGCGTACTTCCCGCTGCTGATCCCCGAGCATTTGCTCGTGCGCGAGGCGGAACACGTCGAGGGCTTCGCGCCCGAAGTCGCTTGGGTCACCGAAGGCGGCAACGAGAAGCTGACCGAGCGGCTCGCCATCCGGCCGACCTCGGAAGTCATCATCGGCGTGATGTACGCGGAGTGGATCCAGTCGTACCGCGACCTGCCGGTGCTGATCAACCAGTGGGCCAACGTCATGCGCTGGGAGAAGCGCACGCGCCCGTTCTTGCGCACCGCCGAGTTCCTGTGGCAGGAGGGCCACACCGCGCATGCCAGCGAGCAAGAAGCGGCGGAAGAAGTGGCGCGCATGCTCGAGGTGTACCGTGAGGTGGCCGAAGACGTTTGCGCCGTCCCCGTCTACAAGGGTGAGAAGTCGGCGGCGGAACGCTTCGCCGGCGCGAACCACACGTTCTCGATCGAGGCGCTGATGCCCGACGGGCGCGCGCTCCAGTCGGCGACCTCGCACGAGCTGGGACAGAACTTCGCGCGCGCGTACGACATCACGTACAGCGCCGAAGACCAAACCGAGCAGTTCTGCTGGACGACCTCGTGGGGGATGTCGTGGCGCATGCTCGGCGCGCTCATCATGACGCACGGCGACGATCGCGGCCTGCGCATCCCGCCGAAGATGGCGCCGACCGAAGTCGTCATCGTGCCGATCCCGCGCGGCGACACGACCGCGCTCGACGCGGCCGCGCGCGAGCTGTTCGGGCGCTGCAAGGACGCGGGCTTGCGGGTGAAGCTCGACGATCGGCCGGGGCAGTCGCCGGGGTACAAGTTCAACGAGTGGGACATGCGCGGCGTACCGATCCGCCTGGAGCTCGGCAATCGCGATCTCGACGCGGGGGTCGTCACCCTCGTGCGCCGCGACAAAGCGGTCAAGGAAGACGGGCAGAAGCAGCAGGTTCCGCTCGACCAGGTCGTCGCTTTCATCCCGACCGTGCTCGAGCAGATCCAGCACAACCTGTTCGCGCAGGCCAAGACGTTCTTGCAGGATCACACGATCGCGACGCTCGACCGCGACGAGTTCTTCCGGCTCTTGCGCGAGCGCGCCGGGATGATCGACGTCCCGTGGTGCGGCGATCCGGCCTGCGAGGCGGCAGTGAAGGAGGCCACCGGCGCGACCACCCGCAACCTGCGCGAGCCCGCGCGCGCGCCCACGTGCGTTCCGTGCGGTGAGCCGGCCCGGTACCAGGCCTATTTCGCCCAATCGTATTAG
- a CDS encoding 2-phosphosulfolactate phosphatase, whose protein sequence is MRRSIDVLLAPPWPPENLRGTQTVVFDVLRATSTIAAALANGASGVIPVVEPDEAVALGARLGRDRVLLCGERNVTRLAGFDLGNSPAAMTPDVVTGKTIVMTTTNGTRAIRAAANAQAASVRTCALLNRTAVADALAVDDGPIAIVCSGEKGAFAFEDAIGAGALVDALLSLIDEPELHDGARAAALLYRSVASRLADAIASSDHAQEIAAKGFAADLTRCAALDRLAVVPTLREGVLTAG, encoded by the coding sequence ATGCGCCGCTCGATCGACGTCCTCCTCGCACCGCCCTGGCCCCCGGAGAACCTGCGCGGTACGCAGACGGTCGTGTTCGACGTGCTGCGCGCGACCTCGACGATCGCCGCCGCGCTGGCCAACGGCGCGTCCGGGGTCATCCCGGTCGTCGAGCCCGACGAGGCCGTCGCGCTCGGCGCGCGGCTGGGCCGCGATCGCGTGCTGCTGTGCGGCGAACGCAACGTGACCCGCTTGGCGGGCTTCGACCTGGGCAACTCGCCGGCGGCGATGACGCCCGACGTCGTCACCGGCAAGACGATCGTGATGACGACGACCAACGGCACGCGCGCGATCCGCGCCGCCGCGAACGCGCAGGCCGCGTCGGTTCGAACCTGTGCGCTGCTCAACCGCACCGCCGTCGCGGACGCGCTCGCCGTCGACGACGGCCCGATCGCGATCGTCTGCTCGGGCGAGAAGGGTGCGTTCGCGTTCGAAGACGCCATCGGCGCCGGCGCGCTGGTCGACGCGCTGCTCTCGCTGATCGACGAACCGGAGCTGCACGACGGAGCGCGAGCCGCGGCGTTGCTGTACCGTTCGGTCGCGAGCCGTTTGGCCGACGCGATCGCCAGTTCCGACCATGCGCAAGAGATCGCCGCCAAGGGCTTCGCCGCCGACTTGACGCGCTGCGCGGCGCTCGACCGTCTCGCCGTGGTGCCGACGCTGCGCGAGGGCGTGCTGACGGCCGGCTGA
- a CDS encoding cob(I)yrinic acid a,c-diamide adenosyltransferase, with amino-acid sequence MPKLTRIYTRTGDDGTTGLVGGQRVKKSAPRIEAYGTIDELSSAIGLARTALADVRRTRPVQDLARAHAVAEELDGWLAWTQDALFNLGSDLATLPADRWEGMPLIVSSDAQALERAIDRAQTDLEPLDTFILPGGSLPGAFLHLARTVCRRAERLLVMLREDETVSSDAVRYVNRLSDALFVWSRWINHALDQPEHRWNPNTAPPG; translated from the coding sequence ATGCCGAAGCTCACCCGGATCTACACCCGCACCGGCGACGACGGCACGACCGGCCTGGTCGGCGGACAGCGCGTCAAGAAGAGCGCGCCGCGCATCGAAGCCTACGGCACCATCGACGAGCTCTCGTCGGCGATCGGCCTCGCGCGCACGGCGCTGGCGGACGTGCGCCGCACGCGCCCGGTGCAGGACCTGGCGCGCGCGCACGCCGTGGCCGAGGAGCTTGACGGCTGGCTGGCCTGGACGCAGGACGCCCTCTTCAACCTCGGCAGCGACCTGGCGACGCTCCCGGCCGACCGCTGGGAAGGGATGCCGCTGATCGTCTCGTCCGACGCGCAGGCGCTCGAACGCGCCATCGATCGCGCCCAAACGGACCTCGAGCCCCTCGATACGTTCATCCTGCCCGGCGGCTCGTTGCCGGGCGCGTTCCTGCACCTGGCGCGCACCGTCTGCCGCCGCGCGGAGCGGCTGCTGGTGATGCTGCGCGAGGACGAGACGGTCTCGTCAGACGCGGTGCGCTACGTCAATCGCCTCTCGGACGCGCTGTTCGTGTGGTCGCGCTGGATCAACCACGCGCTCGACCAACCCGAGCACCGCTGGAATCCGAACACCGCGCCGCCGGGCTGA
- a CDS encoding amino acid permease: MSFASRLFATSSVEKLREQSKSKTLRRALTAKDLVSIGLGTMIGGGIFTTIGTGVKGAGPSVIISYLIAGLTSFFAALCYAELGAMVPVAGSAYTYAYATMGKLFAWIIGFALIFEYGISAAPVAQQFSAAVQDLGKGIGMVLPTWAQQSNLVINGPWWLPGSYDLAHSQCDVVGAAFVLALSALLAIGIRESASANNVFVVLKISALIVFIIAGFFLFHGANLAQFNPKGWGALVPFGGAVESSQPYGIIPIAAFVFFSYIGFDTATTTAEECKNPQVDVPLGVIGALAIGTVIYCATAIVLVGAVPWTHVPAKDPLVYALAPLHLPILTWVITIGVLAGTTSVALASLLGQSRIFYVMARDKMLPPAVAHVSPRFKTPVATTALTGIAVAILALIVPLNELLNLVNIGTLIAFTVVCAGVLYLRARKPDIPRAFRVPFVPLFPILGIVFSLFLAIFGLSRTTWIWFVLALVVGLVFFFSYGFWKSNPEQIEAVVEPAGLEEYA; the protein is encoded by the coding sequence ATGTCGTTTGCCTCCCGCCTGTTTGCTACCAGTTCCGTCGAGAAGCTGCGCGAGCAGAGCAAGAGCAAGACGCTCCGGCGCGCGCTGACGGCCAAGGACCTGGTCTCGATCGGGCTCGGCACGATGATCGGCGGCGGCATCTTCACCACCATCGGGACCGGCGTCAAGGGCGCCGGCCCCTCGGTGATCATCTCGTATCTGATCGCCGGACTGACCTCGTTCTTCGCCGCGCTGTGCTACGCGGAGCTCGGTGCGATGGTCCCGGTGGCCGGCAGCGCCTACACCTACGCGTACGCCACGATGGGCAAGCTGTTCGCCTGGATCATCGGTTTCGCGCTGATCTTCGAGTACGGCATCAGCGCGGCGCCGGTCGCGCAGCAGTTCTCGGCCGCGGTGCAGGACCTGGGCAAGGGGATCGGCATGGTGCTGCCGACCTGGGCGCAGCAGTCGAACTTGGTCATCAACGGGCCGTGGTGGCTGCCCGGCAGCTACGACCTGGCCCACTCGCAGTGCGACGTGGTCGGCGCGGCGTTCGTGCTCGCGCTCAGCGCGCTGCTGGCGATCGGGATTCGCGAGTCCGCCAGCGCGAACAACGTCTTCGTCGTGCTGAAGATCTCCGCGCTGATCGTCTTCATCATCGCCGGCTTCTTCCTGTTCCACGGCGCCAACCTCGCCCAATTCAACCCCAAGGGTTGGGGCGCGCTGGTGCCGTTCGGCGGGGCGGTCGAGTCTTCACAGCCGTACGGCATCATCCCGATCGCCGCGTTCGTGTTCTTCAGCTACATCGGCTTCGACACCGCGACGACGACGGCCGAGGAATGCAAGAACCCGCAAGTCGACGTGCCGCTGGGCGTGATCGGCGCGCTCGCGATCGGGACGGTGATCTACTGCGCGACCGCGATCGTGCTGGTCGGCGCGGTGCCGTGGACGCACGTCCCCGCCAAGGACCCGCTGGTCTACGCGCTGGCGCCGCTGCACCTCCCGATCCTGACCTGGGTGATCACGATCGGCGTGCTCGCCGGCACGACCAGCGTCGCCTTGGCCTCGCTGCTGGGACAGTCGCGCATCTTCTACGTGATGGCGCGTGACAAGATGCTGCCGCCGGCGGTCGCGCACGTCAGCCCGCGCTTCAAGACGCCGGTCGCGACGACCGCGCTGACCGGGATCGCGGTCGCGATCCTGGCGCTGATCGTCCCGCTCAACGAGCTGCTCAACCTGGTCAACATCGGCACGCTGATCGCGTTCACGGTCGTGTGCGCGGGCGTGCTCTACTTGCGCGCGCGCAAGCCCGACATTCCGCGCGCGTTCCGCGTCCCGTTCGTCCCGCTCTTCCCGATCCTGGGAATCGTGTTCTCGCTGTTCCTGGCGATCTTCGGGCTCTCGCGCACGACCTGGATCTGGTTCGTGCTGGCGCTGGTCGTCGGGCTGGTGTTCTTTTTCAGCTACGGGTTCTGGAAGTCGAACCCCGAGCAGATCGAAGCCGTCGTCGAGCCGGCCGGCCTCGAGGAGTACGCCTAG